The proteins below come from a single Miscanthus floridulus cultivar M001 chromosome 1, ASM1932011v1, whole genome shotgun sequence genomic window:
- the LOC136550102 gene encoding uncharacterized protein — protein MDVLKRELQRKRQLLNADFGGRKILRRAEIEARELQRIREAERQLLLQKQLRHSRPVSSPSGSSSPTSAAADADADASRAESGSEESLPREEVIRRLRVLRQPATLFGEDDVARLRRLRDLIEDPAALADVDAAEIGEGQTNDFLRDIQALRAKAAAATKPKAAGAEAQRGEGDGVPRDVPFEELCDEDKITAFFRRLMGEWTQEVDGMPEAERRTAKGKAAAATCKQCARYLDPLFKQCKKKALPPDVRQALLEVVKCCMRRDYLAAVDNYIKLAIGNSPWPIGVTMVGIHERSAREKIYTNSVAHIMNDETTRKYLQSVKRLITFCQRKYPTDPSRSVEFNSLANGSDLQSLLAQQNAKNSEETLRLVAAS, from the exons ATGGACGTGCTGAAGCGCGAGCTGCAGCGCAAGCGCCAGCTCCTCAACGCCGATTTCGGCGGCCGCAAGATCCTCCGCCGAGCCGAGATCGAGGCCCGCGAGCTCCAGCGCATCCGCGAGGCCGAGCGCCAGCTCCTCCTCCAAAAGCAGCTCAGGCATTCCCGCCCGGTGTCGTCCCCCTCCGGTTCCTCCTCGCCCACCTCCGCAGCCGCTGACGCTGACGCCGACGCGTCGCGGGCAGAGAGCGGCTCCGAGGAGTCGCTCCCGAGGGAGGAGGTCATCCGGCGCCTGCGCGTGCTGCGGCAGCCGGCCACGCTCTTCGGCGAGGACGACGTCgcgcgcctccgccgcctccgggACCTGATCGAGGACCCCGCCGCGCTCGCCGACGTCGACGCGGCGGAGATCGGGGAGGGGCAGACCaacgacttcctccgcgacatcCAGGCGCTGCGTGCCAAGGCTGCGGCCGCGACGAAGCCCAAGGCGGCCGGCGCGGAGGCCCAGCGTGGGGAGGGTGACGGCGTACCGAGAGATGTGCCGTTCGAGGAGCTCTGCGACGAGGATAAGATCACCGCGTTCTTCAGGAGGCTGATGGGCGAGTGGACTCAGGAGGTGGACGGTATGCCTGAGGCGGAACGGCGGACGGCCAAAGGGAAGGCCGCGGCAGCCACCTGCAAGCAGTGCGCGCGATACCTCGACCCGCTCTTCAAGCAGTGCAAGAAGAAG GCTCTCCCTCCTGATGTCCGGCAAGCATTGCTGGAGGTTGTCAAGTGCTGTATGAGACGAGACTACTTGGCTGCAGTGGACAACTATATCAAGCTAGCGATAGGCAACTCGCCATGGCCAATTGGTGTGACCATGGTTGGTATTCACGAGCGATCGGCTCGCGAAAAGATCTACACGAACAGCGTGGCTCACATCATGAATGATGAGACGACCAGAAAGTACCTGCAGTCTGTGAAGAGGCTCATAACATTCTGCCAGAGAAAATACCCCACTGATCCATCAAGGTCGGTAGAGTTCAACAGCCTGGCAAATGGCAGTGATCTGCAGTCTCTCCTGGCGCAGCAAAACGCGAAGAATTCAGAAGAAACGCTTCGGTTAGTGGCTGCGTCATGA